The Arachis hypogaea cultivar Tifrunner chromosome 16, arahy.Tifrunner.gnm2.J5K5, whole genome shotgun sequence genome contains a region encoding:
- the LOC112805936 gene encoding uncharacterized protein: MADNGVHQLTQAELMTQMAELQAEVKRLAELSAQNNKRDEGNPKSSSQTVTDLLITNPPKERLTLDNPFSEEITNYQMPKHFTLPSSLEPYKGIGDPRAHIKKFQSMMFFNGPKNEPILCRAFPTYLDGAALLWFSKLPEGSISSFEELERSFIDYFAAARIYVHGSDYLGTICQGPQESLKDYLTRFADATMEIPDLDPAVHLHAIKAGLKPGKFRETIAVTKPKTLEKFRERAAGQMEIEELREADKVDRKQPRKEEGRTIRSGDNRDTGKTFKLTPKFDNYTRFNTRRERIIKKILNAKIIKPPIRAGSYQDQRFVDRTKHCAFHQKYGHTTDECIIAKDCWKD, translated from the coding sequence ATGGCAGACAACGGAGTCCACCAACTCACGCAAGCCGAACTTATGACCCAGATGGCTGAACTTCAAGCAGAGGTCAAAAGACTGGCCGAGCTGTCAGCACAAAACAACAAGCGCGATGAAGGCAATCCCAAAAGCTCATCCCAAACCGTCACTGACCTGTTAATCACCAACCCCCCGAAGGAGAGATTAACCTTGGATAACCCATTTTCCGAGGAGATTACCAACTACCAAATGCCGAAACATTTTACACTACCTTCCTCGCTCGAGCCATATAAGGGGATTGGTGACCCCCGGGCTCACATTAAGAAATTTCAGTCTATGATGTTCTTTAATGGACCTAAAAATGAACCTATTCTTTGCAGGGCTTTTCCGACCTACCTTGACGGCGCGGCCCTCCTTTGGTTCTCAAAACTACCGGAAGGATCAATCTCCTCCTTCGAGGAATTGGAGAGATCCTTCATAGACTACTTTGCTGCTGCCCGCATTTATGTGCACGGATCAGATTACCTCGGCACCATCTGCCAAGGTCCCCAAGAAAGCTTGAAGGATTATTTAACCCGATTCGCTGACGCAACAATGGAGATACCCGATCTAGACCCTGCTGTCCATCTCCACGCCATAAAAGCCGGCCTCAAACCAGGAAAGTTCAGAGAAACAATTGCCGTGACAAAACCAAAAACCCTGGAGAAATTTCGAGAGAGAGCCGCAGGGCAGATGGAGATTGAAGAACTCCGAGAGGCCGACAAAGTAGACAGAAAGCAACCGCGAAAGGAAGAAGGCCGAACAATCAGATCAGGGGACAACAGAGACACCGGGAAAACGTTTAAACTCACACCGAAGTTTGACAACTACACCAGGTTCAACACCAGAAGAGAAAGAATCATCAAGAAAATACTCAACGCCAAAATCATCAAACCCCCTATCAGGGCCGGAAGCTACCAAGACCAACGATTCGTGGACAGGACCAAGCACTGCGCTTTCCATCAAAAATACGGTCATACCACCGACGAGTGCATCATAGCAAAAGATTGCTGGAAAGACTAG